From Erigeron canadensis isolate Cc75 chromosome 8, C_canadensis_v1, whole genome shotgun sequence, one genomic window encodes:
- the LOC122578737 gene encoding tocopherol cyclase, chloroplastic, with protein MESNVFGYTSSNSLLLGYSNKQPYNKLKNKKLSFINSNNDNNLLQQKSRIKLLFRQKRTSLNGVKSISNSSSVVEVNTSSNAKEEEKKEEGIVKPVYVPTPSNRSLRTPHSGYHFDGTRRNFFEGWYFKVSIPEQRQSFCFMYSVENPAFQKPLNTLEQIQYGPRSTGVGAQILGADDKYICQYTPESHNFWGNRHELMLGNSFSTQKGKRPPNNEVPPQVFNRSVIEGFQVTPLWHQGFIRDDGRTRYAETVKTARWEYSTVPVYGWGDVGSKQKSTAGWLAAFPVFEPHWQICMGGGLSTGWIEWGEERYEFQNAPSYSEKNWGGGFPRKWFWAQCNVFKGASGEVALTCGGGLRQLPGLNETFENAALIGVHFEGIFYEFVPWNGVVEWEITQWGYWHVTAYNDTHKVELVATTKDPGTTLRAPTTESGLAPACKDTCFGDLTLKLWEKGSDGSNGKLILDVTSNMAALEVGGGPWFNTWKGQTYTPEIINRALNLPVDVEGILGSFPLLKPPGM; from the exons ATGGAGTCAAATGTGTTTGGATATACTAGTAGTAATTCATTGTTGTTGGGTTATTCCAACAAACAACCATATAATAAGCTGAAGAATAAGAAATTATCATTCATTAATAgtaacaatgataataatctGTTACAACAAAAATCGAGAATCAAATTATTATTCCGACAAAAACGAACATCCTTAAATGGTGTCAAATCGATTTCAAACAGTTCATCCGTTGTGGAAGTCAACACTAGCAGTAAtgcaaaagaagaagaaaagaaggagGAAGGAATTGTGAAGCCTGTTTATGTGCCTACACCTTCTAACCGATCTCTCCGTACTCCTCACAGCGG TTACCACTTTGATGGGACTAGAAGGAATTTTTTTGAGGGGTGGTACTTTAAGGTCTCGATACCTGAACAAAGACAAAGCTTCTGCTTTATGTATTCAGTTGAGAACCCAGCATTTCAGAAGCCATTGAATACATTGGAGCAAATACAGTATGGACCCCGCTCCACTGGTGTTGGAGCTCAAATACTTGGTGCTGATGACAAGTACATTTGCCAATACACACCAGAATCTCACAACTTTTGGGGAA ATCGACATGAGCTGATGCTTGGAAACTCTTTTTCTACTCAAAAAGGAAAACGGCCACCAAACAATGAAGTTCCACCTCAG GTATTTAATCGTAGTGTGATAGAAGGATTCCAAGTGACACCACTTTGGCATCAAGGTTTCATCCGTGATGATGGAAG GACAAGGTATGCGGAAACTGTAAAGACTGCACGTTGGGAGTATAGTACCGTCCCTGTTTATGGTTGGGGTGATGTGGGGTCTAAACAAAAGTCGACAGCTGGTTGGCTTGCTGCTTTTCCTGTATTTGAACCTCATTGGCAAATATGCATGGGCGGTGGACTCTCAACAG GTTGGATAGAATGGGGTGAAGAACGATATGAGTTTCAAAATGCCCCTTCGTATTCCGAGAAGAATTGGGGTGGAGGTTTCCCAAGAAAGTGGTTTTGG GCTCAATGTAATGTCTTTAAAGGTGCAAGTGGAGAAGTTGCTTTGACATGTGGAGGTGGATTAAGGCAATTGCCTGGATTAAATGAAACGTTTGAGAATGCAGCACTG ATTGGAGTTCACTTTGAAGGTATATTCTATGAATTTGTTCCTTGGAATGGAGTTGTTGAGTGGGAAATTACTCAGTGGGGTTACTGGCACGTAACTGCGTATAATGATACACATAAG GTAGAACTAGTGGCTACCACAAAGGATCCAGGCACCACATTGCGAGCTCCAACTACAGAGTCTGGCCTTGCACCAGCTTGCAAAGATACATGCTTTGGTGATTTAACTTTGAAATTGTGGGAAAAAGGATCCGATGGCAGTAATGGGAAG CTTATTTTGGATGTAACTAGCAACATGGCAGCTCTAGAAGTTGGGGGCGGACCTTGGTTCAACACATGGAAAGGCCAGACATACACACCTGAAATCATCAATCGTGCCCTTAATCTTCCGGTTGATGTGGAAGGAATCCTTGGTTCATTTCCATTGCTCAAACCTCCTGGCATGTAG
- the LOC122610103 gene encoding casein kinase 1-like protein 3, producing the protein MERIVGEKYKLGRKIGSGSFGEIFLATHVDTHEIVAVKMENRQTKHPQLLYEAKLYNYLQGVVGVARIHWSGVDDQDNVLVLDLLGPSLEDLFVYCGRKFSLKTVLMLADQMLTRIELMHAKGFLHRDLKPDNFLMGLGRKANQVYVIDFGLAKRYRDPTTSCHIPYKANKNLTGTARYASCNTHLGIEQSRRDDLESLGYVFLYFLRGSLPWQGLKGATKKQKYDKICEKKVSTPIEVLCKFHHVEFASYFQYCRSLTFEQRPDYGFLKRLFRDLFIREGYDFDYVFDWTLLKNQQSEKTKPQIQSTSRPVPGVSNRAMLAHSNKRQGGNDDSYQVGATERRRSNNLVRPGMHYKSRPPYELNDNTSPGKHMISNAPKVSTSFSMGGTHKAPVVKPDEPLDNMTVDHGLDRKAAGGSGSWMRSLHRVSSAK; encoded by the exons GAGAATAGGCAGACTAAGCACCCACAATTGCTTTATGAGGCTAAGCTATATAATTATCTCCAAGGAGTTG TTGGTGTAGCTAGGATACATTGGTCCGGGGTAGATGATCAGGACAATGTGCTTGTCCTTGATCTTCTTGGGCCGAGTCTCGAGGATTTATTTGTGTATTGTGGAAGGAAGTTCTCGTTGAAGACTGTTCTTATGTTAGCCGATCAAATG CTTACGAGAATTGAACTTATGCATGCGAAAGGATTTCTGCATAGAGACTTGAAACCAGATAATTTTCTAATGGGTCTTGGCAGGAAAGCAAATCAA GTCTACGTCATTGATTTTGGACTTGCTAAAAGATATCGTGACCCCACTACAAGTTGCCATATTCCTTACAA AGCAAACAAAAACTTGACTGGGACTGCTCGCTATGCCAGCTGCAATACACATTTGGGAATTG AACAAAGTCGGCGTGATGACTTGGAGTCACTTGGCTAcgtttttttatactttttgagaGGGAG TCTGCCATGGCAGGGCCTTAAAGGTGCAACAAAGAAGCAAAAATATGACAAAATATGTGAAAAGAAGGTATCAACTCCCATCGAG gtATTATGCAAGTTTCATCATGTGGAGTTTGCTTCTTACTTCCAATACTGCCGATCTTTGACATTTGAGCAAAGACCTGATTATGGATTCTTGAAGCGTCTTTTTCGTGACTTGTTTATACGGGAAG GATATGATTTTGATTATGTGTTCGATTGGACACTTTTAAAAAACCAGCAATCGGAGAAGACAAAGCCACAGATTCAATCAACT AGCCGACCAGTTCCTGGAGTGAGTAATAGAGCAATGCTGGCACATTCAAATAAGCGTCAAG GGGGTAATGATGATTCCTACCAAGTTGGAGCAACAGAGCGAAGAAGATCAAACAATTTGGTACGTCCCGGCATGCATTATAAATCAAGGCCACCATACGAACTCAATGATAATACTTCACCTGGAAAACAT ATGATAAGTAATGCACCAAAAGTTTCCACTTCATTCTCTATGGGTGGCACTCATAAAGCACCTGTTGTGAAGCCAGATGAGCCACTGGATAACATGACAGTTGACCATGGTCTTGACAGAAAAGCTGCGGGTGGTTCAGGTAGTTGGATGCGATCCTTGCACCGTGTTTCTTCAGCGAAGTAA